The window GAATCTTTCAATTACGGTACCGCTGTGTATTGTTGCAGGACAAAATGAAAGTCTGTCGACATCAATTGAATCACAGTATCTTGCTGTTTCTACTGCTTCTTCTATGGCTTGCGCTTCAGATACTAAAATAGGTTTAACGAAGATATATGCTTTTGCTTTTAGATTGTATCCTTTTGTATTTTTAAGATTTTGCATTACTTTTACTGCATTTTCAAAATCATCACGGGTAAATCCTTTATTAATTTTTTTAAGTCTTGTATAATCATTTGATGTTTCAAGGCCTATACTTACTTCAAAGAGTGTATCTCCAATGATTTCAAAGATTTCATCTAAAACTTCCTCTTTTACATATTCTGGCCTTGACTCAACGATTATTTCAGTAACATTTCCTAATCCCATTAGAGTTTTTAAAATTTCATCACGAGCATCTTTTGGAAGTTCATAAGGATTTAAAAAACTTCCGGATGCAAATAGTTTTACGGAAATCTTTTCTTCTTCGCTAATAGGATGTCTTGATAAGTGGTCGTTGAATATTCTTAAAATAGTGTCAGTATCAATAGGTTCAAGTGTACAGTCTGAAACGTAGCTGCACATTGTACATCCTCCACTGTCTCCAAGAGCCCATGCACAACCTGGGGTCGGTAAAATTATAAATAATGTTTTTGCAACACCGTCGTATGTTAAATCATCATTATACCAGCTTGCCCCAACCTGTTCGGGAGTTTTCGGTTCTTTTCGCTCAAAAGCTCTTTGCCTTATATCTTTAGTTAAATTTTCAATTTCCATTATAATACCCGCAATATAAATAAATATAATATTATATTATTAGTTTTGATTTATAATAAAAATATTGTTAAAAACTGTCAATTACATCCTTGAATAACCTTAAAGATTCTTCATGATTTCTGCCAAATGGAGCACTAACTACAAATTGAGTCACATTCTCTTCTTTCAATGATTCAATTCGAGGTATAATTTCT is drawn from uncultured Methanobrevibacter sp. and contains these coding sequences:
- a CDS encoding archaeosine biosynthesis radical SAM protein RaSEA; this encodes MEIENLTKDIRQRAFERKEPKTPEQVGASWYNDDLTYDGVAKTLFIILPTPGCAWALGDSGGCTMCSYVSDCTLEPIDTDTILRIFNDHLSRHPISEEEKISVKLFASGSFLNPYELPKDARDEILKTLMGLGNVTEIIVESRPEYVKEEVLDEIFEIIGDTLFEVSIGLETSNDYTRLKKINKGFTRDDFENAVKVMQNLKNTKGYNLKAKAYIFVKPILVSEAQAIEEAVETARYCDSIDVDRLSFCPATIHSGTVIERFWRKGAYQPPWIWSCVEIINTVRDELDIPALLDTSGFGSRRGPYNCKKCNKDLKHMIIANNLTQTKIEYDCECRQEWLAEINNSNMNSSTVEIKHIPLY